GGATTGTCAGACTCGTCGTAGAGTTGCAGCGTATTGACttgatttttcatcaagtTGGACACTTTAAATACGGCGGAACCGACCGTGGACGTTTTCAAACCCAATATCgactttttcagtttaattgtGAACATCCAATTTTCCGGATACTGAGTATGAGCgatgatcatttttttattccactgTGGCTGGCTGCCGTGGATGGTTTTAGTTCTGAATTTCCTGGACTGGACGTGTCTCAAACCGAACCATGATTCGGTTGCCTCGGCACGCAACGAAACGTAATAATTGTCCTTCGCTTCCGGAAGGTTTACTCCACCGATAACTCTGATTTTGATCTCCTTATAAGGGTTCCGGGGTTCGCAATCGCACTTTCCGGGATGCCAATCAGACTTTTCGGGATTTGGGGGCGATGCGTGTGGGTCTTTTGGTACATGGCGGGGCTGATTGTCCTTCTTGTTGAACAAATTAGATTTTTCGGAATTTGAGGGCAGTACCTGTCGATCTCCAGGCTTATTTCGGAATTGATTATCAGCGCTCTTATTGGATTTAGCTTTTGATGGCTGTTCCTCAACTTGTTCACTTTTCTCAGGTATAATTGTCTCTTTGGCGATTTCAAGTAGTTTAGTTTCAACCACCGGATCTTCGTTTGTCACATTTCCGGTGTCGTCAATCGTCTGCTGCAAATTATCGGACAGACTCTCCGGTTCCGGCCTTTTCTCGTCTATTTCAAATCGTTCGTTAGACGAAGGTATTTCAGCCGAAGTCTCCTTGGGTTTAGAAACGATAACTGGGCTTGGAATGACTACCGGCAGCAGGTACTCGATCTCCACTTCAAGACAAGCTTTGCCCACTGGATTGTAAGACTTGTCGTACAGTTGCAGCTTATTAAGGCCGTCGTCCAAGCTGGATAAGTCAAGTTTAACGAATCCGACCGTGGACGTCTTCAAACCCAATATCGAcgacttttttactttgatggTCATTCGACACTCTTCCGGATTATGAGTCTTGATGGTAAAGTCTTTGTTCCATTCCGGCTGGCTACCGCGGAtggttttagttttaattttattgtccTGGACGCGGTTCATGCTGCGGCATTGCTCGACCCGCATGGAAACGTAATATTGGTCAGAATCCTTTGCTTTCGGAAGGTTATCTCCTCTCAGAAATCTGATTTTGAAATGCTTCAAAGGCTTCTGGTTTCCTTCCTCGCAAACAGGCAGCGGCTGTGGTACTTCCCGTTTCTCATCCATTGCCCCATTCTGTTTCTGTGGAAGTTGAGATTTTTCGGAATTTGAGGGCAGTACCTGTCGATCTCCAGGCTTATTTCGGAATTGATTATCAGCGCTCTTATTGGATTTAGCCTTCGATGGTTGTTCCTCAACTTGTTCAATTTCCTCAGGTATAATCGTCTCTTCGGCGATTTCAAGCAGTCTAGTTTCAACCACCGGATCTTCTTTTGTCACATTTCTGGTGTCGTCAATCGTCTGCTGCAAATTCTCGTTCAAACTCTCCGGTTCCGGCCTTTTCTCGTCCGTTTCAAATTGTTCGTTAGACGCAGGTTCTACAGCTTCAGGCGTGTCCTTGGGCTTAGAAACGATCTCTGGGCTGGGTTCTTCCGGTTTCTCATCCATTGTCTGATCATTAAGAAGTTCTGGTTTTTCAGGAATTTGGGACTGCACCTGTGGATCTCCATAATTATCACGGAATTGAGCCTTTGATGGCTGTTCCTCAATTTGTTCACTTTCTTCTAATATCGTCTCTTTGGCTTTTTCAAGTAATTCAGTGTCACCTACCGCATCTTCATTAGTCACATTTTTGCCGTCGTCTATCGTCTGCTGCAAATTCTCGGTCGGATTCTTCGGTTCAGGATTTTTCTCATCCGTTTCAAGTTCATGTTCATTAGACGGAGGTACTTCAGCGGGAGTCTCCTTGGGTTCAGAAACGATCTTTGAGCTGGGAATGACTTCTGGCAGGTAGTCGATCTTGTACTCAACCTCAAGACAAGCATGTCCCACTGGAGAATAACAGTCGTACAGTTTCAGCCTATTGATTTCATTGACTTTCAATTGGGATACGCAAATAACGAATGAAAAGACCGTGATTGACGTCTTCAAACCCCATTTCGACAACTTTTTGAGTTTAATGACCAACACCCACTTTTCCGGATTTCGAGTCTTGATGGTAAAGTTTTGATTCCACTGTGGCTGGCTACCGCGGatgattttggttttgattttcttgaattGGACGCGGTTCATGCCGTGCCATTCCTCTAACCGCATGGAAACGTAGTAGTACTTGTCAGAATCCTTTGCTTCCGGAAAGTTTACTCCTCTCACAACTTTGATTTGGAAATGCTTGGGCGTCCTTTTTCCTTGCTTGCAATCACGCAGCGGCTCTGGTGCTTCCGCTTTCTCATCCATTGCCCCATTCTGTTTCTGTGGAAGTTGAGATTTTTCGGGATTTGAAGGTAATGCGTGTGAGTCTTTTGGTACTTGGCGGGGCTGATTATCAGTGGTCTTGGATTGAGCCTTTGATGGCTGTTTCTCAACTTGTTCACTTTCCGCAGGTACAATCGTCTCTTCGGCCATTTCAAGTAGTTCAGTTTCACCTAGCACCGGATCTTTGTTAGACATATTTTTTCCGTCGTCAATAGTCTTCTGCAAATTCTCGTTCAGACTCTTCGGTTCCGGCTTTTTCTCGTCCGTTTCAAGTTGTTCGTTAGACGGAGGTACTTCAGCCCGAGTTACCTTGGGTTTAGAAACGATCTCTG
This window of the Daphnia pulex isolate KAP4 chromosome 5, ASM2113471v1 genome carries:
- the LOC124193845 gene encoding uncharacterized protein LOC124193845 yields the protein MIVIDILAVTILALLFAYVCWDIGRDCNLMDLFSRSTESQTRLSAVNLKMIEPDVLCATKLAIDKGLSTPSGDDLNQQSCLPLMAKDDDKNQTVLENERLENELSLLQSKLTDSSSKLQMFQNVHDELATTKSELEENKREISDIKEINLRLTNEHSQLRREIKDKDNLIASSRAELENLRVCLAEQQLDTRELAVATRELELKSRTISELERKNRSLAENDSQLRRKMEDTNRLLLSSKAEVEELRASLNNQTDTIEQLGDQMSSLTPRNGEEVGIKVEKPNGLVKEQFEMLQNNPKSLNFQTREAIYATESLSNEMQAENQELEAPEEPVSKPKDIPVEERPSNQQLEMDEKKPKPESLPEIIDDIENMSNKDPVLGKTELTEITEETIINEESEQVEEQSSKAQSNKSTDNQFLHKPENPQVQSQIPEKPELLNDQTLDEKPEEPSPEIVSKPKVTRAEVPPSNEQLETDEKKPEPKSLNENLQKTIDDGKNMSNKDPVLGETELLEMAEETIVPAESEQVEKQPSKAQSKTTDNQPRQVPKDSHALPSNPEKSQLPQKQNGAMDEKAEAPEPLRDCKQGKRTPKHFQIKVVRGVNFPEAKDSDKYYYVSMRLEEWHGMNRVQFKKIKTKIIRGSQPQWNQNFTIKTRNPEKWVLVIKLKKLSKWGLKTSITVFSFVICVSQLKVNEINRLKLYDCYSPVGHACLEVEYKIDYLPEVIPSSKIVSEPKETPAEVPPSNEHELETDEKNPEPKNPTENLQQTIDDGKNVTNEDAVGDTELLEKAKETILEESEQIEEQPSKAQFRDNYGDPQVQSQIPEKPELLNDQTMDEKPEEPSPEIVSKPKDTPEAVEPASNEQFETDEKRPEPESLNENLQQTIDDTRNVTKEDPVVETRLLEIAEETIIPEEIEQVEEQPSKAKSNKSADNQFRNKPGDRQVLPSNSEKSQLPQKQNGAMDEKREVPQPLPVCEEGNQKPLKHFKIRFLRGDNLPKAKDSDQYYVSMRVEQCRSMNRVQDNKIKTKTIRGSQPEWNKDFTIKTHNPEECRMTIKVKKSSILGLKTSTVGFVKLDLSSLDDGLNKLQLYDKSYNPVGKACLEVEIEYLLPVVIPSPVIVSKPKETSAEIPSSNERFEIDEKRPEPESLSDNLQQTIDDTGNVTNEDPVVETKLLEIAKETIIPEKSEQVEEQPSKAKSNKSADNQFRNKPGDRQVLPSNSEKSNLFNKKDNQPRHVPKDPHASPPNPEKSDWHPGKCDCEPRNPYKEIKIRVIGGVNLPEAKDNYYVSLRAEATESWFGLRHVQSRKFRTKTIHGSQPQWNKKMIIAHTQYPENWMFTIKLKKSILGLKTSTVGSAVFKVSNLMKNQVNTLQLYDESDNPVGKSCVELEIKIKYPLTEVISRPEIVSEHKDTPMLGETDLLEIAEETIIPEESEQVEEQPSKAQSNTTDNQFGHITKDLHVLPPNREKSQLLQNRATDEKPEAAPKQSVCGHPDCEEGNRTAPKNFQIKVVRGVNFPDAKDSDEYYVSIRVEEWHGLFPTLFKKIKTETIRGSQPEWNEDYIIKTRYQYRFKLIAKVKKLSNFGLRKSTVGFVKLRMSTCDEGLTQLQLYDKSKNRVGDACLEVEIHRPAEVKRQKLTRKAK